The following are encoded together in the Lathyrus oleraceus cultivar Zhongwan6 chromosome 3, CAAS_Psat_ZW6_1.0, whole genome shotgun sequence genome:
- the LOC127130245 gene encoding vicilin-like seed storage protein At2g18540 translates to MARNSKKNARKRSMEECVTKKNEEFPHEKSGRSKKKEEFPHEKSGRSKKKQEFPVEISGRSKKKEEFPVEISGRSKKKEEFPVEISGRSKKKEEFPVEISGRSKKKQFKKEDQVGESSKKERRMKPQKKWFGEKLIREADALSRKEREEYMKEGKRMLVFEDEEDKARHGKKKRKKHSRVQKKGKKG, encoded by the exons ATGGCAAGAAATTCAAAGAAGAATGCAAGAAAACGATCCATGGAAGAATGTGTTACCAAGAAAAATGAAGAGTTCCCTCATGAGAAGAGTGGAAGAAGCAAGAAAAAGGAAGAGTTCCCTCATGAGAAGAGTGGAAGAAGCAAGAAAAAACAAGAGTTCCCTGTTGAGATTAGTGGAAGAAGCAAGAAAAAAGAAGAGTTCCCCGTTGAGATTAGTGGAAGAAGCAAGAAAAAAGAAGAGTTCCCCGTTGAGATTAGTGGAAGAAGCAAGAAAAAAGAAGAGTTCCCCGTTGAGATTAGTGGAAGAAGCAAGAAAAAGCAATTCAAAAAAGAAGATCAAGTAGGGGAATCGAG CAAGAAAGAAAGAAGGATGAAACCCCAAAAAAAATGGTTTGGTGAAAAATTGATAAGGGaagccgatgcattgagtaggaaagAAAGAGAGGAATA TATGAAGGAGGGTAAAAGAATGTTGGTTTTTGAGGACGAGGAAGATAAAGCCAG ACATGGTAAAAAGAAGAGAAAGAAGCACTCTCGTGTTCAGAAGAAAGGGAAGAAGGGGTAA